A segment of the Lactobacillus sp. ESL0700 genome:
ACCATCAGTGCAATGGCCGATTCAGCCTTTTACTTCCTACCAATCTGGGTTGGTTTTAGTGCTGCCAAACGGCTGGGCAGTGATCCGATTATCGCCGCGGTAATCGGTGGTGTGATCACGATGCCGCAATTAGTCACTTGGGGCAAAGCAGGAAAGGTCATGTTCAATCTTGCGGGATTAAACTTCCAATTTTTGAATTATACCTACTCCATCTTCCCGATGATTTTGGCCGCATGGCTAGCTTACAAGTTGGAAAAATGGCTTAAAAAAGTCCTACCAACTTATTTGCAAATGATTTTCGTGCCTTTAATCACTGTCCTAATTGTTGCCACAATTACCTTGGTTATCACCGGTCCAATCATTCAAGGAATTGCCAATGGGATTGCTGTCTTCATTAACTGGTTGGTTTCTGTATCCGGCTGGTTCGGCGGCTTCATTATTGGCGGCTTTTACCAAGTGCTTGTTATCTTTGGCTTCCACTGGGGTGTTGTGCCGCTGGTTGCCCAACAAATTGCAAGTACTGGCCAAAGTGCGATTAACGCAATTATCTGTTCAACCATGATTTCTCAAGGTGCTGCAGTTTTGGCAGTTGCGATTAAATCGAAGAAGGCTGACATCAAGGAATTGGGTTTTGCAGCAATGATTAGTGCCTTCTGTGGTGTTACTGAACCTGCTATTTACGGTATTAACCTTAGATATAAGAAGGTCTTCATCTCTGGTTCAATTGGTGCCGCATTTGGTGGTCTAGTTACCGGATTAATGCACGGGACCATGTTTGGCTTCACTGGTGGATTGATTGGCTTTTCAAGTTTCTTCAATCCGAAAAATCCTGGTGATTTGAGCAGCTTTTACGCATTCTTGCTTGCTAGTGCTGTTGCCATCGTTGTTGCCTTTGTTATCACTTGGTTCTGGGGTTATGACGATAAAATGGTCATGGGCAAAAAAGTTGCTAAGGCAAAACGCCCAGGGACAATTTAATTCGCTAAAAAGTTAACTATTTTTAATAACATAAAACGGTCAAGAATTTCTTTTGAAGAACTTGACCGTTTTTTATTGTTCAAAATTTTACTGGCTGCTTAATTTTTTATTTTAGACTAGTTGTTAAAAATGACCGGTTAGCAAGTGCCGTCAACAATGCGCGTGCCGTATCCAAGCTGGTGATTAGTGGCACATTTTGCTGAATTGCCATCTGCCTGATGATAAAGCCATCGGAGTTTTTTGCTAAGTCGTGCCCCATCGTATTGATTACCAAGTCAATCTTGCCGCTGCGCAATTCGGTTAACAAATTGTTGTCTGCTTGGTCATGAATTTTGCTAAGCAGCGTCACATGAAGATTGTGCTTTTGCAAAAATGCCGCAGTGCCACTGGTTGCAAATATCCGGTAACCAATCTGGACAAACTTTTGTGCTAAAGGCAAAATCGCTTCTTTATCGCGATCCTCAATGGTCAATAACACATTACCGCTGTCTGGAATCCGCATCCCCGCACCAGCAAAGGCTTTGTAAAGAGCTTTTGGAAAGCTTAAATCACTTCCCATTACCTCACCAGTCGACTTCATTTCAGGTCCTAAATAACTGTCAACATCTGCTAGCTTACTGAAAGAAAAGACAGGCGCTTTCACACTGATCAGCTTCGGCTCCGATGCTAAGCCATCGGCGTAACCTTGCTCGCGCAAACTCTGCCCCATAATTACTCGAGTTGCGACCTGAGCCATTTCAATGCCGGTAATTTTACTTAAAAATGGCACTGTGCGACTAGCTCGTGGATTAACTTCAATGATATAAATTTCATTGTTGCGCTCAATCAGCTGCAGGTTCATAATCCCGCGGCAATTTAGCTTTAAAGCCAATTGCTTGGTAATTGTCGCAATTTTTTGCTTAATTTCAGGAGTAAAGGTTTGGGCTGGATAAACAGCCATTGAATCGCCGGAGTGCACACCGGCATGCTCAATATGCTCCATAATGCCGGGAATGAGCACCCGTTCACCATCACAAATAGCATCAACATCGCATTCGCGCCCATCTAAGTAATCATCGACTAGAATTGGGTGGCTGCTGGCAATATCGACATGGTCGCGTAAATAATCTTCTAGTTCGTCTTGGCTGTATACAATTGCCATTGCCTTACCACCAAGAACGTAACTCGGCCGCACCAAAACTGGATAGCCTAGTTTGGTCGCCGCTTGAATAACGCCAGCATGAGTTGTTGCCGTAATTCCCTGCGGCTGCTTCAGATGCAATTCCTTAACCACTTGGTCAAATAATTCACGATCTTCAGCGCGATTTAAGTCCTTGACGCTTGTTCCCAGAACCTTGATACCATGTTCTTCCAGGCCAGCCGCAAGATTAATCGACGTTTGCCCGCCGAATTGAATAATGACGCCAACAGGCTGCTCCAAGTCACAAATGTTAAGCACATCCTCCAGCGTTAGCGGCTCAAAGTATAACTTATCGGAAATCGAAAAGTCGGTTGACACCGTTTCGGGATTCGAATTAACAACAATCGCTTCATAGCCCATCTTTTGCAAGGCCTTAACAGAGTGCACGGTTGCGTAATCGAACTCAACCCCCTGACCGATTCTAATTGGGCCGGAACCGATAACCAGTACCGACTTTTTATGATCAGGTTGACTCTCATTTTCTGCATCATAAGTTGAATAAAAGTATGGCGTTTGCGAAGCAAATTCTGCTGCGCAGGTGTCAACCATTTTATAAACCGGAACAAGCCCCTGCTTTTTACGTAATTGTCTGACCTGCTCGGCTGTTTGCTGCCATAAACTAGCAATTGTTTGGTCACTGAAGCCATATTTCTTTGCCGTTTTAAGCACTGCTAAATCACTTGGATGCGACTTAATCGTCTTTTCCAAATCAACAATGTGGCGCACAATATCCAAAAAGTAGAAATTGATTTTGGTTAATTCGTGAACATCCTGTATCGAATAGCCGCGACGAAAAGCCTCAGCCAGATAAAACAGGCGGTCATCTTGGGCCTTAACCAGCTTTTGTTCCAAATCTTCATCGCTTGTCTTGTGTGCTATTTCTGAATAAAAATCCTTCTGATCAATTTCTAGTGATCGGACAGCTTTTTGAAAGGCTTCTTCAGCCGTGCGCCCAATTGCCATTACTTCACCGGTTGCCTTCATCTGGGTGCTCAACTCGCGATTAGCCTTCGGAAACTTGTCAAACGGCCAACGCGGAATTTTACAGACAACGTAATCAAGGGCTGGCTCAAACTCCGCAAAGGTTGTCCCTGTTACCGGATTTTTAATTTCATCTAAAGTCAAACCAACCGCGATTTTGGCTGCCATTTTGGCAATCGGATAACCCGTGGCCTTCGAAGCCAAAGCCGAAGACCGCGATACCCGCGGATTAACCTCAATCACATCATAATTGAAGCTGTTCGGGTCAAGCGCCAACTGGACGTTGCAGCCACCCTCAATCTTCAATGCTCGAATTAAGCGCAATGAACAATCACGCAGCAGTTGATATTCCTTGTCTGATAGCGTTTGCGATGGTGAAAAGACAATCGAATCACCAGTATGAATGCCAACAGGATCAAAATTTTCCATGCAGCAAACAATCATCGCATTATCGGCGTGATCCCGCATTACTTCAAATTCAATTTCCTTATAACCAGCAATCGAACGCTCTACCAAGCATTCAGTAACCGGTGATAGTTCCAAGCCATTTTTGGCAACCCGGGCAAGTTCATCATGGTCATTGCAAATCCCGCCGCCAGTGCCGCCCATAGTAAAGGCAGGACGCACAATGATTGGGTAGCCAATTTCATCCCCAAAAGCCAATGCTTCTGCGACCGTTTTGACACTTTTTGACGGTGGTACCGGCTCACCCAACTGTTGACACAGCTGCTTAAACTTTTCCCGGTCTTCGGCTTGCTCAATCGACTCTAATTTGGTGCCTAATAGTTCAATCCCTAGTTCTTTTAAAATGCCACTTTTGGCTAAAGCCAAGGCCATGTTTAAACCAACTTGACCGCCCAACGTTGGCAAAATAGCATCGGGATATTCTTGGCGAATAATCCGCGAAACCGCGTCAACGGTCAGCGGCTCAAGATAAACCTTGTCAGCAATTGCGGTATCGGTCATAATCGTTGCCGGATTGGAGTTAACCAGCACAACTTCATAACCTTCTTCACGCAAAGCCAGACACGCTTGAGTCCCCGAATAATCAAACTCCGCTGCTTGCCCAATAATTATCGGGCCAGAGCCGATTACCATAATTTTATGAATATCTTGTCTTTTAGGCATGCTGATTGGCTTCCTTTCCTTGATCAATCATTTGCATAAAGTAATCAAAAATTCCTTGCTGATCATGTGGGCCAGGAGTTGCATCCGGATGAAATTGCACCGAAAATGCTGGGTACTTCTTGTGCCGCAAGCCCTCAATCGTGCCGTCATTAACTTCAACATGGGTCACCATCAGGTCAGTTGCAGCAATCGATTCTGCCTTAACCGCGTAACCGTGATTTTGCGAAGTAAAACCAATGTTTCCCGTAGCGATTTCACGAACCGGATGATTAAATCCGCGGTGGCCAAACTTCATTTTGAATGTTTCGGCACCATTAGCTAGGGCAAAAATCTGGTGTCCCATGCAAATCCCCATCAATGGTAAATGCTGTTCAACTTCCCGCACCATTTTTGCCGCGTCGATCATTTCACTTGGATTACCGGGACCATTAGAAAGCAGTACGCCATCTGGATGCAGACTCAAAATGCGCTCAGCTGTGGTCGTATATGGCACCACAATACAGTTACAATCGCGCTGTGCCAGTTCGCGCAAGATACTATTTTTAATACCAAAATCGACGACGACAATGTTGCGCTTAGAACCAGGAACAGGATAGGAACGGGTTGTCGAAACGCGACCAATTGCTCCTTTGGTTAAATCTTCTTGCTTTAAGTCTTGCGCAATCTGGGCAGCTTCAGCAGTCGAATTGGCAATTTGACCCCGCATCGTCCCGTGCGAGCGCAACTTTTTAACTAACGCCCGTGTATCAATTCCTTGAATACCGGGAATACTTAGCTTTTTAAGAAAATCCGGCAAAGTCGTCTGCATGCGCCAATTATCAGGATGATGAGCAACTTGGTGACAAATCACACCCTTAATGCCGGGCTCAAGTGACTCATAATCTGCTAGGGTAATGCCGTAATTGCCAATCAGTGGGTTAGTAAACACCAAAATCTGGTCGGCATATGACTGGTCAGTGATGGCTTCCTGATAGCCGGTCATTCCCGTGGTGAACACAACTTCACCCTTTGTCTCACTTGCTGCACCGAAGCCTTCACCTTGATAAACACTGCCATCTTCTAAAATTAGATACTTCATTGTTGCTCCTTTGCTTGGTAAACTACTTGGCCGGCAACCATCGTCAACACCGTTGAGCCGTAAACATTATCTCCAGTGAACGGTGTATTAGAACTTTTTGAGAAATAATTCTGCGTCTGCAGTCTTGTCTTCGCTTGCAAGTCAAAAATGGCAAGGTCCGCTGGTTCACCAATTGCAATTTTGCCTGCATGTTGCAAGCCGAAAACCATCGCCGGCTTAATTGTTAGCCAAGCTAATAATTGCGTCAAACTACAATAACCAGTTTTTACCAGCTGCGTGTATAACTCACTAAAAGCTGTTTCACTTCCGGTGATTCCAAAGGCGGATTTGGCAAAGCCGCCCGCCTTATTCTCCCGCGTATGTGGCGCATGATCAGTGGCAATCATATCGATTGTCCCATCAAGAAGCCCCGCAATTAACGCTTGGCGATCTTCCTCTGTTCTCAGTGGCGGATTCATTTTAAAATTGCTGTCATTCTGGTCAATATCATCTTCTGTTAAGAGCAGGTGATGCGGCGCTGCCTCACACGTAACGTGCACGCCGCGCTTTTTGGCAATTCTGATTAAATCAACACTAGTTTTAGTTGAAACATGACAAACGTGATAATGCACGCCTGTTTTTGCAGCCAGCAACAAATCGCGGGCAATCTGCGTGGTTTCCGCAAGTTCAGTAATTGGCCGTAAAGCAAATTCCGTTGCTCTTGAGCCAGCGTTAATCACACCCGAATTAAAAAGTGTATCGTCTTGCGCGTGCTCGGCGATAATTAGCTGGTTATCTTTTGCCTGCCGCATTGCGCGGAGCATCGTTTGCGCATTCTGGACGCCTTTGCCATCATTACTTAAAGCAATTGCGCCCGCACTTTTAAGTCCAGCGTAATCAGGTAATGCCTCGCCAACTTCGTCAACCGTAATTGGCCCGTATTGTAAAACATGGACGACGCCATTTTGTTGGTTATTCGCCACCATCTTTTGCATTAAAGCTGGCGTATTAGGAACCGGCGTTACGTTAGGCATTGCTGCGGTAGTTGTAAAACCGCCACGCGCTGCTGCCAGCGTTCCCGTATGCACGTCTTCTTTTGCAGTCTGTCCGGGGTCACGATAATGCACATGCATGTCGACCAAGCCGGGACTGACCAATTTTCCCGCGGCATCGATGACGTGCTCGGCATTCAAATTCTGACCAATGGCACTAATGCAGCCATTTTCAATTAATAAATCACACGGCGTAATTGTGCCGCCAAAGTAAACCTGACCATTTTTAATGACTGTTGCCATTATTCTAGCCCTCCTAACTGACGGCCGCGCATTACGGCTTCAATCATTGCCATACGCATAAAGACACCGTTTTGCATTTGGCGAACAAACATACTCTTGGGGGCCTCAACCAATTTACCAGCCAATTCCACATCGTGATTAATTGGACCTGGATGCATGATAATCGCATCCTTTTTCAATTCTTGATAGCGACGCTCATTAATACCAAATTGCTCGTGATACTTCACCGCATCAAACTTGCTTTCATTTGGGTCGCCCGCATGGCGCTCATGCTGCACCCGCAATAGCATCATCACGTCAACCTGACTAACCAAATCGTCAAGCGCCGCAAACTGACCATACTTGTCAAATTGCTTGTCGTACCAATATTCCGGACCAGAAAAGTAAACTTGCGCGCCAAGTCTTGTTAACAATTCCATATCACTTTTGGCGACGCGCGAATTAGTAATATCACCAACGATTGCTACTTTTAAATTTTTAAAATGGCCAAAATGCTCATGAATTGTCATCATATCAAGCAGGCATTGTGATGGGTGCTGACCACTGCCGTCACCGGCGTTAATGACACCAATTTGCAAGTGCTGGTCATCCTGTGGGTGAATTAGTTTGTCGTAATATTCATTTTCTGAATGGCGGATAACCTCAAGATCTATCCCCAAAGCAGCCATAATCAGCGAGGTATCGTACAGCGTCTCGCCCTTTTTAACCGAGCTATGAGCAGGGTCAAAGGGAATGACAGTCAGGCCCAACTTACGTTCAGCCATTTCAAAGCTAGTATGGGTTCTGCTCGAATTTTCAAAAAACATGTTGGTCACATAAACTGGCTGGGTTAATTCTGGCCTAGCACCGCCACGCTTAAAATACTCGGCACGGTCAATTAACGCCTGCACTTCGTCTGTTTTTAAATTTTCAACGCTAACAAAATGCGGCAAACTAACAAAATTTTTACTTTTCATGGTCTAAACCCTTTCTTTAAGATACAAAAAACCTGAAGCATTTACTTGCTCCAGGTTAATCAAAAGGGATTTTTGGCTTATTTTTAAATATTCCAAAAGAACTCAAACCCTTCTGACCCTCTCTGGAGTCAATTAAATGGTTGAATTAACTAAATTTATACTATTTTTCTGGTAACGGCTTGAGCGCTACACTATCTTGGCCGTCAACTTCTTCAACATTAACAGCAACTTGTTCTTTCGATGATGTCGGGATATTCTTGCCAACAAAATCTGCCCGAATTGGCAACTCACGGTGTCCGCGGTCAACTAACACAGCAACGGCGATTGAACTCGGTCGGCCAATATCCATTAGGGCATCCATTGCTGCCCGAATCGTGCGACCGGTGTAAATAACATCGTCAACAAGCACAACGTGTTGATTGACAATCTCCACGCCAACCTTATTCGAATTCACAACTGGATCCTGCTTAAGAGTTGCATCATGGCGGTCATCACGATAAAGGGTAATATCAAGTTCGCCCAAAGGGACATCCACACCTTCTAACTTTTTAATCCGGTCATGAATGCGTTTAGCCAAATAAACACCACGCGTTTTAATACCGACAAGCACCAAATTTTCAGTGCCCTTATTGCGTTCAATAATTTCATAAGTAATTCGCGTTAGTGCCCGCTTCATTGCGAGTGCATCCCAAATTTCTTTTGCCATCTTGTTCTTCTTTCCATCCCAAAATAAAAGCGCTTAGTCACTGAGACCAGGCGCTAACTCGATTGCCTTGCTAGCCTCTCTGGACTAATTAAAGGGATATTAAGTTAAATATACGAACAAATTACATAATTGTCAAATAAAATTCTTAATTAAATTGGACTTGACCGACCAAGTCGTTAATATCACTAACGCCCAGCTTAGTTAACATGCTTGGCAATTTTTGAATAATATGCGGACAAGCAAGCTCATCGTGAAAATGCGCACTACCGACAGCCACGGCACTAACTCCTGCCAGCATAAATTCAACTACATCTTCTGCAGTAGTAATGCCGCCCATCCCGATAATTGGCAGGCGCGTTACTTTGAATACCTGATGGACCTGATACAATGCCAGCGGCTTGATACCACTACCTGAAAGGCCACCAACGTTGTTGCCTAAGAGCGGCTTCCGTGTTTCAAGGTCGATGCGCAATCCCATCACCGTATTAATCAGTGACAAACCATCTGCACCACCACTCTCTGCAGCACGTGCAATCTCAGTAATATCGGTCACGTTCGGCGTTAATTTGACATAAATTGGCACCTCAACCGCTTGTTTAATCGCAGCTGTCAGCTGCTCAACCAATTCTGGATGAACACCAAAAGTCATGCCGCCGCGCGCAACATTAGGACAAGAAAAATTAAGCTCTAGTGCATTAACCATCCCTGACTCCGCCAATTCTTCAGCTACCTGCACGTAGTCAGCCTCACTGCTGCCACCAACACTAGCAATAATTGGCAAGTCAGGATATTGCTGGTGTAAGTGCGGCAACTTTTCACTGACAACGCTGGCAACACCTGGGTTAGTTAACCCTACCGAATTTAAAACGCCGTCTTTTAAGACCGCAATTTGCGGCTGCGGATTACCACGCCGCGAATGTGGCGTCGTTGTTTTCAACACCAGTGCTCCTAACTCGTTTAAATCAAACTTGTTAGCAGCAGCAACATCGCCAAAACCAAAGGTACCGCTTGCCGGCATCACCGGATTTTTCAAGTTAAGACCGGGTAATTTTACACTAAGATTAGTCATTTTTCCCTCCAAAAATGAATGCTCACAGACATTACAATTATTTTCGCAGTTTATTTTACACGTTTTTAATTATTTGCCAAGATTTAATTAAAAATCACACATATAACTTATTTCAATTTGACATCCCAAGCAGTTTTCTGCATCTCACCATAGAACTTGTGG
Coding sequences within it:
- a CDS encoding PTS glucose transporter subunit IIABC, yielding MAINKETALLAPANGKVVALSSIDDPVFSKGTMGQGFGLIPTDGEVVAPVSGKVVTVAETKHAIGFKTPDGLEVLVHMGIDTVTLKGQPFTINIQNGTEVKAGQVIAQMDLKAIKTAKLDPTIITVITNTNDAIDGLDITEGDTSSGAKVATAYLKSDTQPASNKKLSYDELATFIIKNVGGPENINNVIHCITRLRFYLKDEAQANDDVLKNQRGILDVMHASGQYQVVIGDGVANLYDALVKQLPELDDSAAPTATQNDGKNPFSRAINNLIGFITGSMSPVIGVIAASGIIKGILALLTLPQLGSLLNVNSVPYITISAMADSAFYFLPIWVGFSAAKRLGSDPIIAAVIGGVITMPQLVTWGKAGKVMFNLAGLNFQFLNYTYSIFPMILAAWLAYKLEKWLKKVLPTYLQMIFVPLITVLIVATITLVITGPIIQGIANGIAVFINWLVSVSGWFGGFIIGGFYQVLVIFGFHWGVVPLVAQQIASTGQSAINAIICSTMISQGAAVLAVAIKSKKADIKELGFAAMISAFCGVTEPAIYGINLRYKKVFISGSIGAAFGGLVTGLMHGTMFGFTGGLIGFSSFFNPKNPGDLSSFYAFLLASAVAIVVAFVITWFWGYDDKMVMGKKVAKAKRPGTI
- the carB gene encoding carbamoyl-phosphate synthase large subunit — protein: MPKRQDIHKIMVIGSGPIIIGQAAEFDYSGTQACLALREEGYEVVLVNSNPATIMTDTAIADKVYLEPLTVDAVSRIIRQEYPDAILPTLGGQVGLNMALALAKSGILKELGIELLGTKLESIEQAEDREKFKQLCQQLGEPVPPSKSVKTVAEALAFGDEIGYPIIVRPAFTMGGTGGGICNDHDELARVAKNGLELSPVTECLVERSIAGYKEIEFEVMRDHADNAMIVCCMENFDPVGIHTGDSIVFSPSQTLSDKEYQLLRDCSLRLIRALKIEGGCNVQLALDPNSFNYDVIEVNPRVSRSSALASKATGYPIAKMAAKIAVGLTLDEIKNPVTGTTFAEFEPALDYVVCKIPRWPFDKFPKANRELSTQMKATGEVMAIGRTAEEAFQKAVRSLEIDQKDFYSEIAHKTSDEDLEQKLVKAQDDRLFYLAEAFRRGYSIQDVHELTKINFYFLDIVRHIVDLEKTIKSHPSDLAVLKTAKKYGFSDQTIASLWQQTAEQVRQLRKKQGLVPVYKMVDTCAAEFASQTPYFYSTYDAENESQPDHKKSVLVIGSGPIRIGQGVEFDYATVHSVKALQKMGYEAIVVNSNPETVSTDFSISDKLYFEPLTLEDVLNICDLEQPVGVIIQFGGQTSINLAAGLEEHGIKVLGTSVKDLNRAEDRELFDQVVKELHLKQPQGITATTHAGVIQAATKLGYPVLVRPSYVLGGKAMAIVYSQDELEDYLRDHVDIASSHPILVDDYLDGRECDVDAICDGERVLIPGIMEHIEHAGVHSGDSMAVYPAQTFTPEIKQKIATITKQLALKLNCRGIMNLQLIERNNEIYIIEVNPRASRTVPFLSKITGIEMAQVATRVIMGQSLREQGYADGLASEPKLISVKAPVFSFSKLADVDSYLGPEMKSTGEVMGSDLSFPKALYKAFAGAGMRIPDSGNVLLTIEDRDKEAILPLAQKFVQIGYRIFATSGTAAFLQKHNLHVTLLSKIHDQADNNLLTELRSGKIDLVINTMGHDLAKNSDGFIIRQMAIQQNVPLITSLDTARALLTALANRSFLTTSLK
- the carA gene encoding glutamine-hydrolyzing carbamoyl-phosphate synthase small subunit; the encoded protein is MKYLILEDGSVYQGEGFGAASETKGEVVFTTGMTGYQEAITDQSYADQILVFTNPLIGNYGITLADYESLEPGIKGVICHQVAHHPDNWRMQTTLPDFLKKLSIPGIQGIDTRALVKKLRSHGTMRGQIANSTAEAAQIAQDLKQEDLTKGAIGRVSTTRSYPVPGSKRNIVVVDFGIKNSILRELAQRDCNCIVVPYTTTAERILSLHPDGVLLSNGPGNPSEMIDAAKMVREVEQHLPLMGICMGHQIFALANGAETFKMKFGHRGFNHPVREIATGNIGFTSQNHGYAVKAESIAATDLMVTHVEVNDGTIEGLRHKKYPAFSVQFHPDATPGPHDQQGIFDYFMQMIDQGKEANQHA
- a CDS encoding dihydroorotase, giving the protein MATVIKNGQVYFGGTITPCDLLIENGCISAIGQNLNAEHVIDAAGKLVSPGLVDMHVHYRDPGQTAKEDVHTGTLAAARGGFTTTAAMPNVTPVPNTPALMQKMVANNQQNGVVHVLQYGPITVDEVGEALPDYAGLKSAGAIALSNDGKGVQNAQTMLRAMRQAKDNQLIIAEHAQDDTLFNSGVINAGSRATEFALRPITELAETTQIARDLLLAAKTGVHYHVCHVSTKTSVDLIRIAKKRGVHVTCEAAPHHLLLTEDDIDQNDSNFKMNPPLRTEEDRQALIAGLLDGTIDMIATDHAPHTRENKAGGFAKSAFGITGSETAFSELYTQLVKTGYCSLTQLLAWLTIKPAMVFGLQHAGKIAIGEPADLAIFDLQAKTRLQTQNYFSKSSNTPFTGDNVYGSTVLTMVAGQVVYQAKEQQ
- a CDS encoding aspartate carbamoyltransferase catalytic subunit, with protein sequence MKSKNFVSLPHFVSVENLKTDEVQALIDRAEYFKRGGARPELTQPVYVTNMFFENSSRTHTSFEMAERKLGLTVIPFDPAHSSVKKGETLYDTSLIMAALGIDLEVIRHSENEYYDKLIHPQDDQHLQIGVINAGDGSGQHPSQCLLDMMTIHEHFGHFKNLKVAIVGDITNSRVAKSDMELLTRLGAQVYFSGPEYWYDKQFDKYGQFAALDDLVSQVDVMMLLRVQHERHAGDPNESKFDAVKYHEQFGINERRYQELKKDAIIMHPGPINHDVELAGKLVEAPKSMFVRQMQNGVFMRMAMIEAVMRGRQLGGLE
- the pyrR gene encoding bifunctional pyr operon transcriptional regulator/uracil phosphoribosyltransferase PyrR; its protein translation is MAKEIWDALAMKRALTRITYEIIERNKGTENLVLVGIKTRGVYLAKRIHDRIKKLEGVDVPLGELDITLYRDDRHDATLKQDPVVNSNKVGVEIVNQHVVLVDDVIYTGRTIRAAMDALMDIGRPSSIAVAVLVDRGHRELPIRADFVGKNIPTSSKEQVAVNVEEVDGQDSVALKPLPEK
- a CDS encoding dihydroorotate dehydrogenase, which codes for MTNLSVKLPGLNLKNPVMPASGTFGFGDVAAANKFDLNELGALVLKTTTPHSRRGNPQPQIAVLKDGVLNSVGLTNPGVASVVSEKLPHLHQQYPDLPIIASVGGSSEADYVQVAEELAESGMVNALELNFSCPNVARGGMTFGVHPELVEQLTAAIKQAVEVPIYVKLTPNVTDITEIARAAESGGADGLSLINTVMGLRIDLETRKPLLGNNVGGLSGSGIKPLALYQVHQVFKVTRLPIIGMGGITTAEDVVEFMLAGVSAVAVGSAHFHDELACPHIIQKLPSMLTKLGVSDINDLVGQVQFN